A window of the Nitrospiria bacterium genome harbors these coding sequences:
- a CDS encoding ribonuclease H-like domain-containing protein, with protein MGDVIVLDLETQKSFDEVGGRENLHLLRVSVVGIYSYDQDLFRTFTEWDTPSLRGILEDAGLIVGFNLKRFDYPVLEPYLKRSLKNLPTLDIMEEVERFLGHRLSLDTLVKATLGEGKTGHGLDAIRFFREGDMEKLKSYCLSDVRLTRDLYEYGKRHGLLRYQKNGGYYSIPVNWGKAAAVPSAPK; from the coding sequence ATGGGCGATGTGATCGTGCTGGACCTGGAGACGCAGAAGAGCTTCGACGAGGTCGGGGGGAGGGAAAACCTTCACCTGCTGCGGGTATCCGTGGTGGGGATCTACTCCTACGACCAGGACCTCTTCCGGACGTTCACCGAATGGGACACCCCGTCCCTTCGCGGGATCCTGGAGGATGCGGGCCTGATCGTCGGGTTCAACCTCAAGCGGTTCGACTACCCGGTGCTCGAGCCCTATCTCAAACGGAGCCTCAAGAATCTTCCGACGCTGGATATCATGGAAGAGGTCGAGCGCTTCCTCGGCCACCGGCTGAGTCTCGACACCCTGGTCAAGGCGACGCTCGGCGAGGGCAAGACGGGACACGGGCTGGACGCGATTCGCTTTTTCCGGGAAGGCGATATGGAGAAGCTCAAGAGCTACTGCCTTTCGGATGTGCGGCTGACCCGGGACCTCTACGAGTACGGAAAGCGCCACGGGCTTCTGCGATACCAGAAGAACGGCGGGTATTACAGCATCCCCGTGAACTGGGGCAAAGCGGCGGCGGTGCCGAGCGCTCCGAAGTAG
- a CDS encoding response regulator transcription factor — MNKIRVLIADDHQVVREGLSAILKTKEDIEVVGVAKDGVEAVEKARQLLPDVVLMDISMPRMNGVEATREIKRENPHIGVVVLTMYAEEEYIFDLVKAGATGYLLKDADSGQIVKAIRAIAEGESLIHPSVASKILNEFSLLAEGKGRRPGRLEHGLTDREITVLKLVAEGKTNKEIANVLELSEKTVKNHVRNIFHKLHVYDRTQAAIHAIRKGLIELDPKM, encoded by the coding sequence GTGAACAAGATCAGAGTGCTGATCGCCGATGATCATCAGGTGGTCCGGGAAGGCCTCTCGGCCATCTTGAAGACCAAGGAAGACATTGAGGTGGTGGGGGTCGCCAAAGACGGCGTGGAGGCGGTCGAGAAGGCCCGGCAGCTGCTTCCCGACGTGGTTTTGATGGACATCAGCATGCCCCGGATGAACGGCGTGGAGGCCACCCGCGAGATCAAACGGGAAAACCCCCACATCGGCGTCGTGGTCCTGACGATGTATGCCGAGGAGGAGTATATCTTCGATCTCGTCAAGGCGGGGGCGACCGGCTACCTGCTCAAAGACGCCGATTCCGGCCAGATCGTCAAGGCCATCCGGGCCATCGCCGAGGGGGAGTCGTTGATCCATCCGTCGGTGGCGAGCAAGATCCTGAATGAATTTTCGCTCCTGGCCGAGGGCAAGGGGCGAAGGCCGGGACGCCTCGAGCACGGCCTGACCGATCGGGAGATCACGGTTCTCAAGCTGGTGGCCGAGGGAAAGACGAACAAGGAAATCGCCAACGTCCTCGAGTTGAGCGAGAAGACGGTCAAAAACCATGTCCGGAACATCTTCCATAAGCTTCACGTCTACGACCGCACCCAGGCCGCCATTCACGCCATCCGAAAGGGCCTGATCGAGCTCGATCCCAAAATGTAA
- a CDS encoding sensor histidine kinase yields MNKTHVAIIGAGRGGTSLIEIFHPDPLVKIIGVADRRPRAPGIRLAKRLSIPTTRDYQRLLRLKKVDLLIDVTGNPKVERSLRKLPRTDVAVIGGPTAKFMWQLIEARIKDKEEIEKHLREYQALYGLYLREIQHAIAEERTRIALDIHDGLVQTLVGLNYKLDLCSELMEKDPAQCRVLILDTRALLRAAIEEARQVVFNLRPLHFDRMELLPAIRNYLKTYSKQYQIGTDFKVRGDEHRIPPRVKMFLFRIIQEALSNVQRHAKATRIGVDLTIGASDLRTTLSDNGRGFDLEAVSSHPEKWASFGLKGIMERARLLGGTAVIDTKPGQGTKIVLRVPLEGKEQLLREQDQSADRR; encoded by the coding sequence ATGAACAAAACCCATGTCGCCATTATCGGAGCCGGACGAGGCGGAACCTCCCTCATCGAGATCTTCCATCCCGACCCCTTGGTCAAGATCATCGGGGTGGCGGACCGAAGGCCCCGCGCGCCCGGGATACGGCTCGCCAAGCGCCTCTCGATTCCAACGACGAGAGACTACCAGCGGCTGCTCCGCCTTAAAAAGGTGGATCTCCTCATCGATGTGACGGGCAATCCGAAGGTGGAGCGGAGCCTCCGGAAACTCCCGCGAACAGACGTGGCCGTGATCGGCGGGCCCACCGCCAAGTTCATGTGGCAGTTGATCGAGGCCCGCATCAAGGACAAGGAGGAGATCGAGAAACACCTTCGGGAATACCAGGCGCTTTATGGATTGTACCTGCGAGAGATCCAGCATGCCATCGCGGAGGAGCGGACGCGAATCGCGCTGGACATCCACGACGGACTGGTCCAGACGCTGGTGGGGCTCAATTACAAGCTGGATCTCTGCAGCGAGCTCATGGAGAAGGATCCCGCGCAGTGCCGGGTTTTGATCCTGGACACGAGAGCCCTTTTGAGGGCCGCCATCGAAGAGGCCCGTCAGGTGGTCTTCAATCTCCGGCCCTTGCATTTCGACCGAATGGAGCTTCTTCCAGCCATCCGAAATTATCTGAAGACGTATTCTAAACAGTATCAGATCGGGACCGATTTCAAGGTCCGGGGTGACGAACACCGCATCCCGCCCCGGGTCAAGATGTTCCTGTTTCGGATAATTCAAGAGGCCCTGTCGAACGTCCAGCGGCATGCGAAGGCGACGCGGATCGGGGTGGATTTGACCATCGGCGCATCGGACCTCCGGACGACGCTCTCGGACAACGGACGGGGATTCGACCTCGAGGCGGTATCGTCGCATCCGGAAAAATGGGCCTCGTTCGGACTGAAGGGAATCATGGAGCGCGCCCGGCTTTTGGGCGGGACGGCCGTCATCGATACCAAACCCGGGCAGGGGACCAAGATCGTTCTTCGGGTTCCGCTCGAGGGAAAGGAGCAACTCCTTCGTGAACAAGATCAGAGTGCTGATCGCCGATGA
- a CDS encoding CDP-alcohol phosphatidyltransferase family protein produces the protein MANRITLLRIVLLFVAIGFIYTYTVLGELIAFGIVLVVFVLDGLDGAIARREGRADETGAVMDIFGDRVVENALWIVFAHVGLIPVWVPITVMVRGLATDAVRSIARTRGETAFGTMLRSPIGRWLVASRASRAVYATAKLVAFGYLLLYLALIQAQVRGLDLGEMERGLPWAYWVGMGLVYFTVAFCLVRGLPVLIEGRRYVRSEPS, from the coding sequence ATGGCCAACCGGATCACACTCCTTCGCATCGTACTGCTTTTTGTCGCGATCGGTTTTATTTATACCTATACGGTTTTGGGGGAACTGATCGCGTTCGGGATAGTCCTCGTCGTTTTCGTGTTGGACGGGTTGGACGGCGCGATCGCCCGAAGGGAGGGACGGGCCGATGAAACCGGAGCGGTCATGGATATTTTCGGCGACCGGGTCGTCGAAAACGCGCTTTGGATTGTCTTTGCGCATGTCGGGTTGATCCCGGTCTGGGTCCCGATCACGGTCATGGTCCGGGGTCTGGCGACGGACGCGGTTCGGTCGATTGCGCGGACCCGCGGGGAGACGGCCTTTGGGACGATGCTGCGCTCTCCGATCGGTCGATGGCTGGTGGCCTCGCGCGCCTCCCGGGCGGTTTATGCGACGGCCAAGCTCGTCGCCTTTGGCTATCTCCTTCTCTACCTCGCCCTGATCCAGGCCCAGGTGCGCGGATTGGATCTGGGCGAAATGGAACGCGGGTTGCCGTGGGCGTACTGGGTCGGAATGGGACTGGTCTACTTCACCGTCGCGTTCTGTCTGGTCCGGGGCCTGCCGGTCCTGATCGAGGGCCGCCGATATGTCCGCTCCGAACCGAGCTAA
- a CDS encoding EAL domain-containing protein translates to MGNPLRILIIEDSEKDARRIVRELRRANYDPIVKRVNTPAAMAKALEDQAWDIALYDDDVQKLNARAALALIRKNGLDLPFILVSGTVGEDLAVSAMKSGAQDYVMKDDLTRLVPAIERELREVKVRRGREQAERTIQYLAYYDPLTALPNRTQLLERLQQAIVDGRNGQHAVALLLMDLDRFKQINDTLGHHHGDILIFQVGLRLKRVLFEPDFVSRLGGDEFAVVLPSLAAAEHITMVVQKILKSLEEPFAIENLPIAVEASIGIALYPDHGTDAETLFQRADVAMYEAKRTGSGYAVYAAELDQHSPRRLALMGALRHAIDHNQLLLHYQPKINLTTGRVIGVEALVRWQHPEYGFISPEQFIGPAEQTGLIGPLTHWVLHAALSDDGVLRRAGKPLTVSINLSARNLHDARLPGQLAELMRARGGSPERLELEITESAIMADPARALEILSKVHGTGIRFSIDDFGTGYSSLAYLKKLPVDAIKIDKAFVINMAKDPNDAVIVRSTIELGHNMGIKVVAEGVENQETYQRLIELGCDAAQGYYMGRPLPFADLNRWLDESPWGLKKD, encoded by the coding sequence ATGGGTAATCCGCTTCGCATATTGATTATTGAGGATTCCGAAAAAGACGCGCGTCGGATCGTCCGTGAACTGAGAAGGGCCAATTACGATCCGATCGTTAAACGGGTGAACACGCCCGCCGCGATGGCCAAGGCCCTTGAGGATCAGGCCTGGGACATCGCCCTTTACGACGATGACGTGCAGAAACTAAACGCGCGGGCTGCCCTGGCGCTCATCCGGAAAAACGGATTGGATCTCCCGTTCATTCTCGTGTCGGGAACGGTTGGGGAAGACCTCGCCGTGTCCGCCATGAAAAGCGGCGCCCAGGACTACGTCATGAAGGATGACCTCACCCGGCTGGTCCCCGCGATTGAACGGGAGTTGCGCGAAGTCAAGGTCAGGAGAGGGCGGGAGCAGGCGGAGCGAACGATACAATATCTGGCCTATTATGACCCTCTGACCGCCCTTCCCAACCGGACCCAGCTCCTGGAACGCCTGCAACAGGCAATTGTAGACGGAAGGAACGGCCAACATGCCGTGGCCTTGCTGCTCATGGACCTGGACCGCTTCAAGCAAATTAACGACACCTTGGGTCATCATCACGGCGATATCCTGATCTTTCAAGTCGGATTACGCCTCAAGCGCGTTCTGTTTGAACCGGACTTCGTTTCCCGTCTCGGCGGAGATGAGTTTGCCGTTGTATTGCCCAGTCTGGCTGCGGCGGAGCATATCACAATGGTAGTCCAAAAGATTCTGAAATCCTTGGAAGAACCCTTTGCGATCGAAAACCTGCCCATCGCCGTTGAAGCCAGTATCGGCATCGCGCTCTACCCGGATCATGGAACGGACGCCGAGACGCTCTTCCAGCGCGCCGATGTGGCGATGTACGAGGCCAAACGGACCGGCAGCGGATACGCCGTTTATGCGGCGGAGCTGGATCAACACAGCCCCCGACGGCTGGCGCTGATGGGGGCGCTGCGCCACGCCATCGACCATAACCAATTGCTCCTGCACTACCAGCCGAAGATCAATCTGACGACCGGTCGCGTGATCGGGGTGGAGGCGCTGGTGCGCTGGCAGCATCCGGAATACGGTTTTATTTCTCCCGAACAATTTATCGGGCCGGCGGAGCAGACCGGGTTGATCGGCCCTCTCACGCATTGGGTTCTCCATGCGGCCCTGAGCGATGACGGGGTTTTGCGGCGGGCGGGAAAGCCCCTCACGGTGTCGATCAACCTGTCGGCCCGCAACCTCCATGATGCACGGCTGCCCGGCCAGCTCGCGGAATTGATGCGGGCGCGCGGGGGATCGCCGGAACGGCTGGAGCTGGAGATTACCGAAAGCGCGATCATGGCCGATCCGGCACGGGCCCTGGAGATCCTGTCCAAAGTCCACGGGACGGGCATCCGATTTTCCATCGACGACTTCGGGACCGGGTATTCATCCCTGGCCTATCTAAAAAAACTTCCGGTGGACGCGATCAAAATCGACAAGGCCTTTGTCATCAACATGGCCAAGGACCCCAACGACGCGGTGATCGTCCGTTCGACGATCGAGTTGGGGCACAACATGGGCATAAAGGTCGTGGCGGAAGGCGTGGAAAACCAGGAAACCTATCAACGACTGATCGAACTGGGTTGCGACGCCGCTCAGGGCTATTACATGGGCCGTCCTCTCCCGTTCGCCGACCTGAACCGATGGTTGGACGAATCGCCCTGGGGATTGAAGAAGGATTGA
- the nrdR gene encoding transcriptional regulator NrdR encodes MQCPHCESLDNKVVDSRLSQEGAVIRRRRECLKCDRRFTTYERVEEMSPMVIKKDGRREHLDRQKILAGLKKACEKRPISMDTLDAVATRIEKKLQENGETEISSRSIGEAVMAELYRLDQVAYVRFASVYREFKDLNQFMSELKGLLDRDPNNAGDRPARPLTVKEGGTSTKASA; translated from the coding sequence ATGCAGTGTCCCCATTGTGAATCGCTCGACAACAAGGTGGTCGATTCCCGGCTGAGCCAGGAAGGCGCCGTCATACGGCGCCGGCGGGAATGCCTCAAGTGCGATCGCCGCTTCACGACGTATGAGCGCGTGGAGGAGATGTCGCCGATGGTGATCAAGAAGGACGGCCGCCGGGAGCATCTCGACCGCCAAAAGATACTCGCCGGCCTGAAAAAGGCCTGCGAGAAGCGACCGATCAGCATGGATACGCTGGACGCCGTGGCCACGCGCATCGAAAAGAAGTTGCAGGAAAACGGGGAGACCGAAATATCCAGCCGGTCGATCGGCGAGGCGGTGATGGCTGAACTTTATCGTCTGGACCAGGTGGCCTATGTGCGTTTTGCCTCGGTCTACCGGGAGTTTAAGGATTTAAACCAGTTTATGTCCGAACTGAAAGGCCTCCTGGACCGGGATCCGAACAACGCGGGCGATCGCCCCGCCCGCCCCCTGACGGTCAAGGAGGGCGGCACCTCCACCAAGGCGTCGGCCTAG
- the priA gene encoding primosomal protein N', whose protein sequence is MRERSVEPKDARPVAEVVLFKHLDRVFHYSVPEVFQDRLEPGMRVLVPFRNGWRTGIVTRRLHRGDPAQLKPILNLLDSNPLLDRSMMALARWMAEYYVTGWGVAMKAILPPGLEVKVGRHYRIKEEGRKAISGSSRKGDPARRILALLEQAPRGLRLEALLQRTMTGVPSRQSGTSRLSRTLSALVQKGWIDETNVMPRPRPSQPPVVPSVTTFRFAEGPMPTASSLPDDIYQAVGSGRFETVCLEGAPERSRPEVLGLISATIRRKRSVILLVPEIDRVPDWAERFEAGLAATVGILHSGLPDRERRLQWERARRGDVSIVIGTRLAVLAPVLNPGLIVVEEEQDPAYKQPESPRYHARDLAVLRGSHHGALVLLTSASPSVETYANIQSGKYRTVRLEGRGSGTATPPAVRIVGMGGQSRGALVSKELLAAVTERLDKREPVVLLLNRRGFGGALCCRDCGAVVRCPRCHVAMVYSKQSRQLTCHYCGTVTAPPPRCLQCRGTRLEIVGAGTEQAEEFFREKFPSARIARLDRDTVRSNEVSSAIARLNRSEIDLVIGTQLLLTGPRPARPGLIGLLQADGAFQLPDFRAGEQTFQLVRRVLNFSSGGDVILQTFHPAHEAIAWATTGDPREFYEKELAQRRALGYPPFSRLAVVTVKSLSESKARAVAQRLVEAIKRAVRLDDPQTRFQILGPAAAMRPRLHGKFRFQVLIKAPNSRGLHEALRASLSAVRTGSDRSAVWLEVDVDPQRIG, encoded by the coding sequence ATGAGGGAACGATCCGTCGAGCCGAAGGATGCACGGCCCGTCGCCGAGGTGGTTCTGTTCAAACACCTCGACCGGGTCTTCCATTATTCAGTACCGGAGGTCTTCCAGGACCGGCTTGAACCCGGAATGCGCGTTCTGGTTCCGTTTCGGAATGGATGGCGGACCGGGATTGTGACCCGCCGCCTTCATCGTGGGGATCCGGCACAACTCAAACCTATCCTGAATCTTTTAGATTCAAATCCCCTTCTGGACCGGTCGATGATGGCGCTGGCCCGATGGATGGCGGAATACTACGTGACCGGCTGGGGGGTCGCGATGAAGGCGATCCTTCCGCCGGGACTGGAGGTCAAAGTTGGGCGCCATTATCGAATCAAGGAGGAGGGCCGAAAAGCGATTTCGGGGTCCTCGAGGAAAGGAGATCCCGCCAGGCGGATTCTAGCCCTCCTGGAGCAGGCGCCCCGAGGGCTGAGGCTGGAAGCTCTTCTGCAGCGAACGATGACAGGGGTCCCCTCGCGCCAAAGCGGCACGAGTCGGCTGTCCCGCACGCTCTCCGCACTCGTCCAGAAGGGCTGGATCGATGAGACCAACGTCATGCCGCGTCCCCGTCCATCCCAACCCCCCGTCGTCCCATCCGTCACGACGTTCCGATTCGCGGAGGGTCCGATGCCGACGGCGTCTTCTCTTCCGGATGATATCTATCAAGCGGTCGGTTCGGGCCGGTTCGAGACCGTTTGTCTTGAGGGCGCTCCGGAGCGATCCCGGCCGGAGGTCCTGGGCCTCATCTCGGCCACGATTCGTCGGAAGCGATCCGTGATCCTGCTCGTTCCCGAAATCGACCGCGTTCCCGATTGGGCCGAGCGGTTTGAGGCGGGACTGGCGGCCACGGTCGGGATACTCCATAGCGGGCTTCCGGACCGGGAGCGCCGGCTGCAGTGGGAACGGGCTCGTCGGGGCGACGTTTCGATCGTGATCGGGACGCGGCTCGCCGTCCTTGCGCCGGTTTTGAATCCGGGGCTGATCGTGGTGGAGGAGGAGCAGGATCCGGCCTACAAACAACCGGAGTCTCCCCGCTATCACGCGCGCGATCTGGCCGTACTCCGCGGCTCGCATCACGGCGCGCTCGTCCTTCTCACCAGCGCGTCGCCGTCGGTCGAGACCTACGCCAACATCCAGAGCGGGAAATACCGCACCGTCCGATTGGAGGGCCGGGGGTCCGGAACCGCGACGCCTCCCGCCGTGAGGATCGTCGGCATGGGCGGTCAATCGCGGGGGGCGTTGGTCTCGAAGGAACTCCTTGCGGCCGTGACGGAACGGTTGGACAAACGGGAACCGGTTGTGCTTCTCCTGAACCGACGGGGCTTCGGGGGGGCGCTTTGCTGTCGAGACTGCGGTGCCGTGGTCCGGTGCCCTCGTTGTCATGTGGCGATGGTCTATTCCAAGCAGAGCCGCCAATTAACCTGTCATTACTGTGGAACGGTCACGGCCCCGCCGCCGCGCTGTCTTCAATGCCGCGGAACCCGCCTGGAAATTGTCGGCGCCGGGACCGAACAGGCCGAGGAATTTTTCCGGGAAAAATTTCCGTCGGCGCGGATCGCGCGGCTGGACCGGGACACGGTGCGTTCAAACGAGGTGTCTTCGGCGATCGCGCGGCTGAACCGGTCCGAGATCGATCTGGTGATCGGGACGCAACTCCTGCTCACGGGCCCCCGCCCGGCCCGGCCGGGGCTGATCGGGCTGTTGCAGGCGGACGGTGCCTTTCAGCTTCCGGACTTCCGTGCCGGCGAACAGACCTTCCAGCTGGTTCGGCGGGTCCTGAACTTTTCGAGCGGGGGAGACGTGATCCTCCAGACCTTTCATCCGGCGCATGAAGCCATCGCTTGGGCGACGACGGGCGATCCGAGAGAATTTTACGAAAAGGAACTGGCTCAGCGGAGGGCCTTGGGCTATCCGCCCTTTTCGCGCCTGGCGGTCGTCACGGTGAAGTCCCTGAGCGAGTCCAAGGCCCGGGCCGTGGCCCAACGGCTGGTGGAGGCGATCAAGCGGGCGGTCCGCCTGGATGATCCGCAAACCCGGTTTCAAATTCTCGGGCCGGCCGCCGCGATGCGGCCGCGTTTGCACGGAAAATTCCGGTTCCAGGTCCTGATCAAGGCGCCGAACAGCCGCGGGCTTCATGAAGCCCTTCGGGCGAGTTTGAGCGCCGTCCGTACCGGATCGGACCGATCCGCCGTCTGGCTTGAGGTGGATGTTGATCCACAGAGGATCGGCTAG
- the glyA gene encoding serine hydroxymethyltransferase: MSVLKKTDPDIYDAIEGEKKREREQIILIASENYASKAVLEAQGSLLTNKYAEGLPGKRYYGGCEFVDVAESLAIARAKALFGVDHVNVQPHSGTQANMAVYLAVLKPGEVILSMSLAHGGHLSHGHPVNFSGSLYRPVFYGVRRETGRIDYDEVARLADEHRPRIIVTGASAYPRVFDFKRLREIADRSGALLMADIAHIAGLVAAGVHPSPVPYAEFVTTTTQKTLRGPRGGMVMCKTEYAKAIDKAVFPGLQGGPLMHVIAAKAVAFKEALAPEFKVYQRQIVANAQALAEGLLRRGFRLISGGTDNHLMLADLSNRNVTGKEAEAALDRAGITVNKNAIPFDEKPPAVASGVRLGTPCVTTRGMKEPEMEIIAEAIDRVTAHPNDEAVIRETRKRMKALCKKFPLKG, from the coding sequence GTGTCTGTGTTGAAGAAAACTGATCCCGATATCTACGACGCGATTGAGGGAGAGAAAAAGCGGGAACGGGAACAGATCATCCTGATCGCGTCCGAGAATTATGCCAGTAAAGCGGTGTTGGAGGCTCAGGGAAGTCTTCTGACGAACAAATATGCCGAGGGCCTTCCCGGAAAACGATACTACGGCGGGTGCGAGTTTGTGGATGTGGCCGAGTCGCTGGCGATCGCCCGCGCGAAGGCGCTGTTCGGCGTCGACCACGTCAACGTTCAGCCCCATTCGGGTACCCAGGCCAACATGGCGGTCTACCTGGCCGTGCTCAAACCGGGCGAGGTGATCCTCTCGATGAGCCTGGCCCACGGCGGCCATCTTTCGCACGGGCATCCGGTGAACTTTTCAGGCAGCCTCTATCGCCCCGTCTTCTACGGGGTGCGCCGGGAGACCGGCCGGATCGATTACGACGAAGTCGCCCGCCTGGCCGATGAGCACCGACCGCGGATCATCGTAACCGGGGCCAGCGCCTATCCCCGCGTCTTTGACTTCAAGCGCCTGCGGGAAATCGCGGATCGAAGCGGCGCCCTCCTGATGGCCGACATCGCCCACATCGCGGGTTTGGTGGCGGCGGGCGTGCATCCCAGCCCGGTTCCGTACGCGGAATTTGTCACGACGACCACCCAGAAGACTCTTCGGGGGCCGCGGGGCGGCATGGTGATGTGCAAGACCGAATACGCGAAGGCGATCGACAAAGCCGTTTTTCCCGGTCTCCAGGGGGGGCCGCTGATGCATGTCATCGCGGCCAAGGCCGTGGCCTTTAAAGAAGCGCTGGCGCCGGAGTTCAAGGTATATCAGCGGCAGATCGTGGCCAACGCGCAGGCGCTGGCCGAGGGCCTGCTCCGGCGCGGGTTCCGACTTATCTCGGGCGGCACGGACAACCATCTGATGTTGGCGGATCTTTCCAATCGCAACGTGACCGGGAAAGAGGCCGAGGCGGCGCTGGATCGGGCCGGGATCACGGTCAATAAGAACGCGATCCCCTTCGATGAAAAACCTCCGGCGGTGGCCAGCGGGGTCCGTCTGGGGACCCCCTGCGTCACGACCCGCGGAATGAAAGAGCCCGAAATGGAGATCATCGCGGAGGCGATCGATCGGGTGACGGCCCATCCGAACGACGAGGCCGTCATCCGGGAGACTCGAAAACGGATGAAGGCGCTTTGTAAAAAATTCCCGCTCAAGGGATGA
- a CDS encoding peptidylprolyl isomerase, which yields MRYGFLIGLIGAGVMLGPAFADELAAVNGKPITTEVFRQKLAELPANMKDSINTPEGRREVLDILITRELLYQEAVKRHLEKDRSIQENLAEARRSVLVTGMMDRLTARMVAGNTLKNYYEAHRIDFREVRASHILVENEEEARTLKQQLNAGADFGELARKFSKDGRSGPAGGDLGYFTKGRMIPEIATAAFALPVNAISEPVKSSYGYHLIKVTDARETRRFEDLPTPVLEDVKRAVLQEEIQTLRKANAVTVHTEKLDQLR from the coding sequence ATGCGTTACGGATTTCTGATCGGCCTGATCGGGGCGGGGGTGATGCTCGGCCCCGCGTTCGCCGATGAGCTGGCCGCGGTGAACGGAAAGCCCATCACCACGGAGGTGTTCCGGCAAAAACTGGCCGAGCTTCCGGCCAATATGAAGGACTCGATCAACACCCCGGAAGGCCGCCGGGAAGTCCTGGATATCCTGATCACGCGGGAGCTGCTGTATCAGGAAGCCGTTAAGCGCCATCTGGAAAAGGACCGGTCGATTCAGGAAAATTTGGCCGAGGCGCGTCGCTCCGTGCTCGTAACGGGGATGATGGACCGCCTGACGGCCCGGATGGTCGCCGGGAATACCCTGAAGAATTATTACGAGGCCCACCGAATCGATTTTCGCGAGGTGCGGGCCAGCCATATCCTGGTGGAGAATGAAGAGGAGGCCCGGACCCTCAAACAGCAGCTCAATGCCGGGGCGGATTTCGGGGAGCTGGCGCGAAAGTTTTCAAAAGACGGCCGGTCGGGCCCGGCCGGGGGAGACCTTGGCTATTTCACAAAGGGCCGGATGATTCCGGAAATTGCCACTGCCGCATTCGCCCTGCCGGTGAACGCGATCAGCGAGCCGGTCAAATCGTCCTACGGGTATCATCTGATTAAAGTGACCGATGCGAGAGAGACCCGGCGGTTTGAGGACCTGCCGACGCCGGTCTTGGAGGATGTCAAGCGGGCCGTACTGCAGGAGGAGATCCAAACCCTTCGCAAGGCCAACGCGGTCACGGTCCACACGGAAAAACTCGACCAACTCCGCTAA
- the rpiB gene encoding ribose 5-phosphate isomerase B — MTDIAIASDHAGVDLKGKILHFLQDQGLGVTDMGTHNHDSVDYPDYGVPVAQAVSEGRVRRGILICGTGIGMSIVANKFPGVRAALCFDPFTAKVSRLHNDANILVLGQRVLEEKTALEIVRLWLTTGFDGGRHARRLAKIEEIEKKGVRD; from the coding sequence ATGACCGACATTGCCATCGCCAGCGATCATGCAGGCGTTGACTTGAAAGGCAAGATCCTCCATTTTCTTCAGGACCAAGGCCTGGGGGTTACCGATATGGGGACGCATAACCATGACTCGGTCGACTACCCCGACTATGGAGTTCCCGTGGCGCAGGCCGTTTCGGAAGGGCGGGTCCGGCGGGGTATCCTGATCTGCGGAACCGGAATCGGCATGTCGATCGTGGCCAACAAGTTTCCCGGGGTGCGGGCGGCCCTGTGTTTCGACCCGTTTACGGCGAAAGTCAGCCGGCTGCACAACGATGCCAACATTCTTGTTTTGGGACAACGCGTGTTGGAGGAGAAGACGGCGCTGGAGATCGTTCGCTTGTGGCTGACGACCGGCTTTGACGGCGGACGACATGCCCGGCGATTGGCCAAGATCGAAGAAATCGAAAAGAAGGGCGTTCGAGATTAA